Proteins encoded within one genomic window of Alteribacter populi:
- a CDS encoding FUSC family protein, giving the protein MRLGARILKTGLAITLALYIATWLGFDPPVYAALAAVFAVQPSVYRSLVTILDQIQANVISAVLAVIFVLSFGHEPFVVGVVVVLVIAINLKLGKESIIPLAVVTAIIIMEAPSEDFISFASSRFLLIMIGVGASFLVNLIFLPPKHENQLFHKITDANEQIIQWIRLMTRHEADYSTLKQDLKKLKEAIVKMDNLFLLYKDERTYFKKNEYSRMRKVVLFRQMLHGLSKGMDILQSLSKHENNMQRMPHELQDLVKDQLDELTNYQERILLKYIGKVRPQTTEDLYEEVDSGKRQLTDVFFNLHEDKRMDRDEWIHFFPVVALIVEYSEELEHLDRLVDSFFTYHKEDNEVEIQERD; this is encoded by the coding sequence ATGAGGCTAGGAGCCCGAATTTTAAAAACTGGTTTAGCGATCACACTCGCTTTGTATATTGCCACATGGCTTGGGTTCGATCCACCCGTTTATGCTGCATTGGCTGCAGTCTTTGCGGTTCAGCCATCCGTCTACCGGAGTTTGGTTACAATTTTAGACCAAATTCAAGCCAATGTTATTAGTGCAGTTCTTGCTGTCATATTTGTTTTATCATTTGGTCATGAGCCATTTGTTGTCGGTGTCGTTGTCGTATTAGTTATTGCTATTAACTTGAAACTTGGAAAAGAATCGATCATTCCGCTTGCTGTTGTTACTGCTATCATTATTATGGAAGCACCTTCAGAGGATTTCATCTCTTTTGCGTCCTCCAGGTTTTTATTAATTATGATTGGTGTCGGTGCGTCATTTCTCGTGAACTTAATATTTCTGCCGCCTAAGCACGAGAATCAGTTGTTCCATAAAATTACCGATGCAAACGAACAGATCATCCAATGGATCCGGTTAATGACACGTCATGAAGCTGACTATAGTACGCTTAAACAAGACTTGAAAAAACTTAAAGAAGCCATCGTAAAAATGGATAACCTTTTCCTTCTTTATAAAGATGAGCGGACATATTTTAAGAAAAATGAATATTCCCGTATGCGTAAAGTCGTCTTGTTCAGACAAATGCTTCACGGATTAAGTAAAGGGATGGATATTTTACAGAGCTTGAGCAAGCATGAAAACAACATGCAGCGAATGCCTCATGAGCTCCAGGACCTTGTTAAGGATCAACTCGATGAATTAACTAATTATCAAGAACGGATTTTACTGAAGTATATCGGAAAAGTCCGCCCGCAAACGACTGAGGATCTATATGAAGAAGTCGATAGTGGAAAACGACAGCTTACCGACGTCTTTTTCAACCTTCACGAGGACAAAAGGATGGACCGGGACGAATGGATTCACTTTTTCCCTGTTGTCGCCTTGATTGTCGAGTACAGTGAAGAACTCGAACATTTGGACCGTTTAGTCGACAGCTTCTTTACGTATCATAAAGAAGATAATGAAGTCGAAATACAAGAGCGTGATTAG
- a CDS encoding glutamate-1-semialdehyde 2,1-aminomutase yields the protein MKFTESEKHNQVAQEHILGGVNSPSRSFKAVGGGSPVFMEKAKGAYFWDVDGNQYIDYLAAYGPIITGHAHPHITESIKQAAEDGVLYGTPTAYENTFAKMLQEAIPSMEKVRFVNSGTEAVMTTIRVARAYTGRDKIIKFAGCYHGHSDLVLVAAGSGPATLGSPDSAGVTKNIAKEVITVPFNDIESFKEAITKWGDEIAGVLVEPIVGNFGIVEPAPGFLEKVNEITHEAGALVIYDEVITAFRFMYGGAQNYTNVEPDMTALGKIIGGGLPIGAYGGRQDIMEEVAPLGPAYQAGTMAGNPASIRAGIACLEVLKQPGVYEYLDELGAQLEEGIRNHAATYNVPITLNRLKGALTVYFGVAGVTNYDQAENSDGEMFGRFFKLMLEQGINLAPSKYEAWFLTTEHTEADIEKTLEAVDYAFSKL from the coding sequence ATGAAATTTACTGAATCAGAAAAACATAATCAAGTTGCCCAAGAGCATATCTTGGGAGGCGTAAATAGTCCCTCACGATCGTTCAAAGCGGTTGGCGGTGGATCTCCTGTTTTTATGGAAAAAGCAAAAGGTGCTTACTTCTGGGATGTGGACGGCAACCAATATATTGATTACTTAGCGGCATACGGTCCAATTATTACAGGACACGCGCACCCTCATATTACCGAATCGATCAAACAAGCAGCAGAAGATGGTGTCCTATACGGAACACCCACGGCTTATGAAAATACATTTGCGAAAATGCTTCAAGAAGCAATTCCTTCCATGGAAAAAGTCCGTTTTGTGAACTCCGGAACTGAAGCGGTGATGACAACGATCCGTGTCGCTCGTGCTTATACAGGACGTGATAAAATCATCAAATTTGCGGGATGTTATCACGGACATTCTGACCTTGTCCTTGTCGCAGCTGGATCTGGTCCTGCCACACTTGGCAGCCCCGATTCTGCAGGAGTGACAAAAAACATTGCAAAAGAAGTCATTACCGTTCCTTTTAATGATATTGAAAGCTTCAAAGAGGCAATCACGAAATGGGGAGATGAAATAGCCGGTGTTCTTGTTGAACCGATCGTTGGAAATTTTGGAATCGTCGAACCAGCCCCTGGTTTTTTAGAAAAAGTAAATGAGATCACTCACGAAGCAGGTGCACTCGTCATTTATGATGAAGTTATCACTGCCTTCCGCTTTATGTACGGCGGTGCGCAAAACTATACCAATGTCGAACCGGATATGACCGCACTAGGCAAAATCATCGGTGGAGGACTACCAATTGGAGCTTATGGCGGACGACAAGACATAATGGAAGAAGTTGCCCCACTCGGACCTGCCTATCAAGCAGGAACAATGGCTGGAAACCCGGCATCTATACGCGCTGGCATTGCTTGTTTAGAAGTACTGAAACAGCCTGGTGTATACGAGTATCTGGATGAATTAGGCGCTCAATTAGAAGAAGGCATTCGTAACCATGCTGCGACCTACAATGTTCCAATCACACTCAATCGTTTGAAAGGAGCGCTTACCGTGTACTTCGGTGTCGCAGGTGTGACTAATTACGATCAAGCAGAAAACAGTGATGGTGAAATGTTTGGCCGCTTCTTTAAACTAATGCTTGAGCAAGGGATAAACCTTGCTCCTTCTAAATATGAAGCCTGGTTCCTAACGACGGAGCATACGGAAGCAGACATCGAGAAGACTCTTGAAGCTGTAGATTACGCTTTTTCTAAATTGTAG
- a CDS encoding ABC transporter ATP-binding protein, which produces MDSIKRYLQFVKPYWKQILITVVIGMVKFGLPLIIPLLMKYVIDDIIGADGLTTNEQLTQLYWLMGGVLFIFIFLRPPVEYYRQYYAQWTGSKILYDIRNQLFTHLQKLSLRFYSNNKSGEVISRVIHDVEQTKNFIITGMMNIWLDMFTIIVAIVIMLTMDPLLTLVAVVLLPFYGLAIKYFYTRLRTLTRDRSQALAEVQGHLHERLQGMNVIRSFALENHEERQFDVRNENFLSKALDHTRWNAKTFAVINTVTDLAPILVIGVAGMLVIQNVVTVGTMVAFVAYMDRLYNPLRRLVNSSTTLTQSIASMDRMFELADEKYDIKDKKDASAMKNPRGDVSFDHVFFSYDNEDFVLKDLHFHVNSGETIAIVGMSGGGKSTIMSLIPRFYDVSDGRIMIDGKDVRDYQVRSLRDRVGMVLQDNVIFSESVKFNILMGRPDATDEEVFEAAKAANAHEFIQNLPEGYDTSIGERGVKLSGGQKQRLAIARVFLKSPEILVFDEATSALDLESEQLIQQSLFELAKDRTTFIVAHRLSTITHADRIFLIENGRLVEEGSHQELMIRQGAYHKLFQVQQLN; this is translated from the coding sequence GGACAGTATAAAACGTTATTTACAGTTTGTTAAACCTTATTGGAAACAGATTTTAATTACGGTAGTTATCGGGATGGTGAAGTTTGGGCTCCCTCTCATTATTCCTTTATTAATGAAGTATGTCATTGATGATATTATTGGAGCGGACGGCCTTACGACGAACGAACAATTAACCCAGCTTTACTGGCTAATGGGGGGCGTCCTCTTCATTTTTATTTTCTTAAGGCCTCCAGTGGAGTATTACCGGCAATACTATGCACAGTGGACAGGGAGTAAAATTCTTTATGACATCCGGAATCAATTATTTACCCACCTTCAAAAGCTAAGCTTACGTTTTTATTCAAATAACAAATCCGGAGAAGTCATCTCACGCGTCATTCATGATGTAGAGCAAACGAAAAACTTTATCATAACCGGAATGATGAATATATGGCTTGATATGTTTACGATTATTGTAGCAATCGTTATTATGCTTACAATGGATCCTTTGCTTACCCTTGTCGCTGTAGTACTTCTCCCGTTTTACGGACTAGCGATCAAGTACTTTTACACGCGACTTCGAACACTCACACGAGATCGCTCCCAGGCGTTGGCTGAAGTACAGGGTCATTTGCACGAACGTCTTCAAGGGATGAATGTCATTCGAAGTTTTGCCCTCGAAAATCACGAAGAACGACAATTTGACGTTAGAAATGAAAACTTTTTATCTAAAGCATTAGACCACACGCGTTGGAATGCTAAAACGTTTGCTGTCATAAACACGGTAACGGACTTAGCCCCAATTCTCGTTATTGGTGTTGCTGGTATGCTTGTCATTCAAAATGTTGTGACTGTAGGGACGATGGTAGCATTTGTAGCCTATATGGACAGGCTTTATAATCCGCTTCGACGTTTGGTAAACTCATCAACGACGTTAACACAGTCTATTGCGTCAATGGATCGCATGTTTGAATTAGCCGATGAAAAGTACGACATTAAAGATAAAAAGGATGCATCCGCTATGAAAAACCCTCGTGGTGATGTGTCGTTTGACCATGTATTTTTTAGCTATGACAATGAAGATTTTGTCTTAAAAGATCTTCATTTTCATGTAAATAGTGGAGAAACAATTGCTATTGTAGGAATGAGTGGCGGCGGAAAAAGTACGATTATGAGTTTGATTCCCCGTTTTTATGATGTCTCAGATGGTCGAATTATGATCGATGGAAAAGACGTACGCGATTATCAAGTAAGAAGCCTCCGTGACAGAGTAGGTATGGTACTTCAGGATAACGTCATTTTCAGTGAGTCAGTCAAATTCAATATTTTAATGGGAAGGCCGGATGCAACCGATGAGGAAGTATTCGAAGCAGCAAAAGCCGCTAATGCTCACGAATTTATTCAAAATTTGCCTGAAGGGTATGACACAAGTATCGGTGAACGTGGTGTGAAGCTTTCAGGTGGGCAAAAACAGCGCTTAGCTATAGCCCGCGTATTTTTAAAAAGTCCTGAGATTCTTGTTTTTGATGAAGCAACATCCGCGTTGGACTTAGAGAGCGAACAGCTCATTCAGCAATCGCTATTTGAACTTGCTAAAGATCGGACGACGTTCATCGTTGCTCATCGATTGTCGACGATTACTCATGCTGATCGAATTTTCTTAATAGAAAACGGCCGCCTCGTAGAAGAAGGTAGCCATCAAGAGCTGATGATAAGGCAAGGAGCGTACCATAAATTGTTTCAGGTTCAACAGTTGAATTAA
- a CDS encoding catalase: MTHKNDHENENFGTNVSGTGDSLDGRTADNETEDTLTTRQGHPVTDNQNVRTVGNRGPTTLENYDFLEKISHFDRERIPERVVHARGAGAHGYFEAYGTAGDEPVSKYTRAKLFQEKGKQTPVFVRFSTVNHGRHSPETLRDPRGFAVKFYTEEGNWDLVGNNLKIFFIRDPLKFPDLVHAFIPDPVTNIQDGERIFDFISQSPEAMHMITFLFSPWGIPANYRFMQGSGVNTYKWVNEAGEGVLVKYHWEPKQGIRNLTQDEAESIQGKNFNHGTQDLYEAIEEGNYPEWELFVQIMSDGEHAELDFDPLDPTKLWYKEDFPWLPVGKMVLNKNPQNYFAEVEQAAFGTGVLVDGLDFSDDKLLQGRTFSYSDTQRYRVGANYLQVPINAPKKHVATNQRDGQMQYRVDQGENQNPHVNYEPSIIGGLKEASKKGEDHKPKAEGPVTREKIDRTNDYGQAGETFRRFSQWEKDDLIHNLVETLHPCRKEIQQEMIAHFKKCDEEYGRQVEEGLNQKTDSPTDSHRNVIGATDAETAIQEAENVSHPSDPY, from the coding sequence ATGACTCACAAAAACGATCATGAGAATGAAAATTTCGGTACAAACGTCTCTGGCACAGGCGATTCTTTAGATGGGCGTACTGCTGATAATGAGACCGAAGATACCCTTACAACTAGGCAAGGACACCCGGTAACCGACAATCAAAATGTTCGTACTGTTGGAAATCGTGGACCGACAACACTTGAGAACTACGACTTTTTAGAAAAAATCAGTCACTTTGACCGGGAAAGAATTCCCGAACGTGTCGTTCACGCTCGCGGGGCAGGTGCCCACGGTTATTTTGAAGCTTATGGAACGGCAGGGGATGAACCAGTTTCGAAATATACCCGTGCTAAGTTATTTCAGGAAAAAGGGAAGCAGACACCCGTTTTTGTTCGATTTTCTACAGTAAACCATGGTCGTCATTCCCCAGAGACGCTCCGGGATCCTCGAGGATTCGCGGTGAAATTTTATACGGAAGAAGGGAACTGGGATCTTGTTGGAAACAACCTAAAGATCTTTTTTATCCGCGATCCGTTAAAATTTCCTGATCTTGTTCATGCTTTTATACCTGATCCAGTTACAAATATTCAAGACGGAGAGCGTATTTTTGATTTTATCTCACAAAGTCCAGAAGCGATGCACATGATTACGTTTTTATTTTCACCTTGGGGTATACCGGCTAACTACCGATTTATGCAAGGTTCGGGTGTAAATACGTACAAATGGGTGAATGAAGCAGGGGAAGGAGTTTTAGTTAAATATCATTGGGAGCCAAAGCAAGGTATTCGCAATCTTACACAAGATGAAGCGGAAAGCATACAAGGAAAAAACTTTAATCACGGAACTCAGGACTTGTATGAAGCAATTGAGGAAGGGAATTATCCGGAATGGGAGCTTTTCGTTCAGATTATGAGTGATGGTGAGCATGCTGAACTCGATTTTGACCCACTTGATCCAACGAAGCTGTGGTATAAAGAGGATTTTCCTTGGTTACCGGTCGGAAAAATGGTCCTTAATAAAAATCCACAAAACTATTTTGCAGAAGTGGAGCAAGCGGCATTCGGTACTGGTGTACTTGTAGACGGTCTTGACTTCTCTGATGATAAACTTCTTCAAGGACGTACGTTTTCCTATTCTGACACTCAGCGGTACCGTGTTGGAGCGAATTACTTGCAAGTACCTATCAATGCTCCGAAAAAACATGTGGCTACAAATCAACGTGACGGTCAAATGCAGTACCGTGTTGATCAAGGAGAAAATCAAAATCCCCATGTGAACTACGAGCCTTCAATTATTGGCGGGCTAAAAGAAGCGTCGAAAAAAGGAGAGGATCACAAACCTAAAGCAGAAGGTCCTGTGACGCGTGAGAAGATTGACCGAACGAACGACTATGGACAAGCAGGTGAAACGTTCAGACGGTTTTCTCAATGGGAAAAAGATGATCTGATTCATAACTTGGTTGAAACTCTTCACCCATGTAGGAAAGAAATCCAGCAGGAAATGATCGCCCATTTTAAAAAGTGTGACGAAGAGTATGGTCGGCAAGTTGAGGAAGGTCTTAATCAGAAAACGGATTCGCCAACAGATAGTCATCGAAACGTAATCGGTGCAACCGATGCAGAAACAGCCATTCAGGAAGCAGAAAACGTAAGTCATCCTTCAGACCCGTATTAA
- a CDS encoding glutamate synthase-related protein, whose product MTNAMPNRNQDIARFRHAMKQEHDSCGIVAFVEKENKPSKQNIDDTIESLVKMNHRAGFINEEGDGVGIHMDIPWRLWTEKLSEAGTDIEFLNRDDFVVGHFFLDQSVDTENTKEEIKQLAQEQNWTLVFESDNQTKTEALGPLGRKHEPIFWQVAFLTGAEKINQDAVLFDFTIQAEKNPAIHVASLSDSYVVYKVMGAGDILPKYYSDLNSPLVASTMTLGHNRYSTNTLSNFFRVQPFSVIGHNGEINTIAKLRDEADMIGVPLVDGGSDSQDLNRVLDTFVSKHGYGLFEAMELIFPPIVNEMKAYPDHLQDLFTYMREAWGHFAQGPAGIISRHGNEAVFSVDSLGLRPVWMLETDTSFIFSSEQGIFTSSTYVNEPKPFAPGEKVGLLRGKDGRIQVYWHDKFQEEVYNRLSDRLAVKDSRSRLSTNIETDSDTVYFNPKVTNNDYAAYGWDREHIQLIEQMADKGVEPIRSLGHDAPLASIHPGRKNVADFIKESVAVVTNPAIDRDREMEHFSTRVVLGRRPALFEKVDVSVVLELDSPLVAEGLAGKMLEKEAGQPSYEGIVSHFQKADLSATLPLTYSKTESVKEALDRLKDVALEAVEKGKTLLVLDDNLSHQDEDHLWLDPHLVVSAIDQTLTHAEKRRKCSIALRSGSIRMLHDLALAFGLGADIVNPHLMMATVIDESAEPAVKLYEAMNKGLEKVISTIGIHELRGYGRLFSAIGLNEEIASELNIVNFLGSKDVSYNFDHMKEDSMNRVEDFHSEKIRPGKTFHLFPRLWKALGDLASGKGDYKAFKEKLQEQEEKNPINIRHLTDLKAVDSKIDDEKVDIGVSNHSLPFMISSMSFGSQNEIAFRAYAEAADRLNMISFNGEGGEIKDMLGKYPNTRGQQIASGRFGVNVELLNSSNLLEIKIGQGAKPGEGGHLPGSKVTDKVAAARNATTGSDLISPSNNHDIYSIEDLAQMITEIKTANDTAKVAVKVPIVPNIGTIAVGIAKAGADFITLSGFDGGTGAARVHALQHVGLPAEIGVKAAHHALLEAGLRKKVEIWADGGVKSALDVVKLMLLGANRIGFGTLSMIAVGCTACRGCHLDTCHVGIATQIESEAQAKEHGLRRFVPRQYDLAVEGLERMFNAFGKELQALTASLGFERTQDMVGRSDLLEQTRGKDAMDLTDLLATLPEQDIPSIEPVHAMEEEKQLAVAVGAEYLDSNVEDLTASREFAEITAEQRVLGSRVSCHRVRGKLDGAYRTSPEVNLSFTKGSILGNGLGAYNSDGVNILVDGGAQDGVGKTSFGGSFSIFKSKGKDGKFYNGSVGKGVGYGAQAGTFIIQGNADARAGIRLSGADMIFGGHPVNTNHSERSYNIGIHANIKGFAFEYMTNGRGLVVGDPGPWICAGMTGGVVYLRHSPEHGLDDAGIQKRIAKGAKVVVEPLSEQGLQDVTEMLTLYQSQLSKNGQLDELNYITELMESPTDHFRQVIPVKQQADPAVSTE is encoded by the coding sequence ATGACCAATGCTATGCCTAACCGAAACCAAGACATTGCCCGTTTTCGTCATGCTATGAAACAAGAGCACGACAGCTGCGGCATCGTCGCTTTTGTAGAAAAAGAAAATAAACCGTCAAAGCAAAATATCGATGATACCATTGAATCTCTCGTAAAAATGAACCACCGCGCTGGTTTTATTAACGAGGAAGGGGATGGCGTTGGTATTCACATGGATATACCGTGGCGCCTCTGGACTGAAAAATTGAGTGAAGCCGGGACTGATATAGAATTTTTAAATCGCGACGACTTTGTAGTCGGTCACTTCTTTCTTGATCAGTCTGTTGACACAGAAAATACAAAAGAAGAAATAAAGCAACTTGCCCAAGAGCAGAACTGGACACTCGTTTTTGAGAGCGACAACCAAACGAAAACAGAAGCATTAGGCCCTTTAGGTAGAAAACATGAACCTATCTTCTGGCAAGTCGCCTTTTTAACGGGTGCAGAAAAAATTAACCAAGATGCAGTGCTTTTTGATTTTACAATTCAAGCAGAAAAAAACCCAGCTATCCATGTAGCCTCATTAAGTGATTCGTATGTCGTATATAAAGTGATGGGAGCAGGGGACATTTTGCCAAAGTATTACTCTGACTTAAATAGTCCATTAGTAGCCTCCACGATGACATTAGGACATAACCGTTATTCTACCAATACGTTGTCAAACTTCTTTCGCGTCCAGCCTTTTAGTGTGATCGGTCATAACGGAGAAATTAATACGATTGCAAAATTACGTGATGAAGCGGATATGATTGGTGTTCCCCTCGTTGATGGAGGAAGTGATTCTCAAGATTTAAACCGTGTTCTTGATACGTTTGTTTCGAAACACGGGTATGGGTTGTTTGAAGCGATGGAGCTGATCTTTCCGCCGATCGTGAACGAAATGAAAGCTTATCCTGACCATTTGCAGGATTTATTTACTTATATGCGCGAAGCTTGGGGCCACTTTGCCCAAGGACCGGCGGGGATTATTTCTCGGCACGGAAACGAAGCGGTTTTTAGTGTCGATTCATTAGGATTACGACCTGTTTGGATGCTGGAAACGGATACAAGTTTCATTTTCTCTTCTGAACAAGGGATTTTTACATCCAGCACCTATGTAAATGAACCTAAACCGTTCGCTCCTGGAGAAAAAGTCGGCTTACTTCGTGGAAAAGATGGTAGGATCCAAGTTTACTGGCATGACAAATTTCAAGAAGAGGTATACAACCGGTTATCTGATCGACTGGCCGTTAAAGACAGCCGGTCGCGATTATCTACTAATATAGAAACCGATTCAGATACGGTTTACTTTAATCCCAAAGTAACGAATAACGATTATGCAGCTTACGGCTGGGATCGTGAGCACATCCAATTAATTGAGCAGATGGCCGATAAAGGTGTAGAACCCATTCGCTCACTAGGTCATGATGCACCGCTTGCTTCGATTCATCCTGGACGTAAAAACGTTGCTGATTTTATAAAAGAGAGTGTAGCGGTTGTAACGAATCCTGCAATTGACCGGGATCGTGAAATGGAGCACTTCTCTACTCGTGTCGTCCTTGGCCGTCGTCCAGCATTATTTGAAAAAGTAGATGTCTCAGTGGTCCTTGAACTTGATTCACCTCTTGTAGCAGAGGGACTTGCTGGAAAAATGTTAGAAAAAGAAGCCGGTCAGCCTTCCTATGAAGGAATTGTCTCTCACTTTCAAAAAGCAGACCTTTCCGCCACTCTTCCACTGACTTATTCAAAAACTGAATCAGTGAAGGAAGCATTGGACCGTTTAAAAGACGTTGCACTTGAAGCTGTGGAAAAAGGGAAAACACTTCTCGTTTTAGATGACAACTTGTCTCACCAAGATGAAGATCATTTATGGTTAGATCCTCATCTCGTCGTCTCGGCTATTGATCAAACGTTAACTCACGCAGAGAAACGCCGTAAATGTTCGATTGCTCTGCGATCTGGGTCCATTCGCATGCTGCATGATTTAGCGCTTGCTTTTGGGTTAGGTGCTGACATCGTTAACCCGCACCTTATGATGGCAACAGTTATTGATGAAAGTGCAGAACCTGCTGTCAAACTTTATGAGGCGATGAACAAAGGTCTTGAAAAAGTCATTTCCACAATTGGAATTCATGAACTTCGCGGTTATGGGCGGTTATTCTCTGCTATCGGCCTTAATGAAGAAATTGCTAGCGAACTTAACATCGTCAACTTCCTTGGCAGTAAAGACGTGAGCTACAATTTTGATCATATGAAAGAAGATAGTATGAACCGAGTGGAAGACTTTCATTCAGAAAAAATCCGCCCGGGTAAAACGTTCCACCTCTTTCCGCGGCTTTGGAAAGCTCTTGGAGATCTTGCATCTGGAAAGGGAGACTATAAGGCTTTCAAAGAAAAGCTGCAGGAGCAGGAAGAGAAAAACCCGATTAACATTCGTCATTTGACGGATTTAAAAGCGGTCGATTCAAAGATTGACGATGAAAAAGTCGATATTGGTGTTAGTAATCACTCTTTACCATTTATGATCAGCTCGATGTCTTTTGGATCACAAAACGAGATTGCATTTCGTGCTTATGCTGAAGCTGCTGATCGATTGAACATGATCAGTTTTAACGGTGAAGGTGGAGAAATCAAGGATATGCTCGGAAAATACCCGAACACGCGCGGACAGCAAATTGCCTCCGGACGATTCGGTGTTAACGTAGAACTATTAAACTCGTCTAACTTACTTGAAATTAAGATTGGTCAAGGAGCCAAGCCCGGTGAAGGCGGTCACTTACCAGGTTCAAAAGTAACCGATAAAGTCGCTGCTGCGCGTAATGCGACAACAGGATCGGATTTGATTTCACCATCAAACAATCACGATATATACTCGATTGAAGACTTAGCACAAATGATCACGGAAATTAAAACTGCAAATGATACTGCGAAAGTGGCTGTCAAAGTACCGATCGTACCAAACATCGGGACAATTGCTGTCGGTATCGCCAAAGCAGGTGCTGACTTTATTACATTAAGTGGCTTTGACGGCGGTACAGGTGCCGCTCGTGTTCACGCCCTTCAGCACGTAGGATTACCCGCTGAAATTGGGGTGAAAGCGGCTCACCATGCCCTTCTTGAAGCTGGACTCCGTAAAAAAGTCGAAATTTGGGCTGACGGAGGGGTAAAAAGTGCGTTAGACGTGGTAAAGCTTATGCTTTTAGGGGCAAACCGGATCGGATTTGGGACGCTGTCGATGATCGCTGTTGGTTGTACAGCATGTCGCGGCTGTCACTTAGATACTTGTCATGTTGGCATTGCGACTCAAATTGAATCGGAAGCGCAAGCGAAAGAGCATGGCCTCCGCCGTTTTGTACCACGTCAATATGACTTAGCTGTTGAAGGCTTAGAGCGGATGTTTAACGCTTTTGGAAAAGAACTTCAAGCATTGACTGCTTCTCTTGGCTTTGAACGGACTCAAGACATGGTAGGGCGCTCTGACTTACTCGAGCAAACGCGTGGGAAAGATGCGATGGATTTAACGGACCTTCTCGCAACACTTCCTGAACAGGACATTCCATCCATTGAACCTGTGCACGCCATGGAGGAAGAAAAACAGCTAGCTGTCGCTGTTGGTGCAGAATACTTGGACTCTAACGTAGAGGATCTGACTGCTTCTCGTGAATTTGCGGAAATAACCGCTGAACAACGAGTTCTTGGAAGTCGTGTTTCTTGTCACCGGGTACGTGGAAAATTAGACGGTGCTTATCGAACGTCTCCTGAAGTGAACTTAAGCTTTACAAAGGGTTCGATTTTAGGAAATGGTCTTGGTGCGTATAATAGTGACGGTGTTAATATTTTAGTTGATGGCGGTGCCCAGGACGGAGTTGGCAAAACATCCTTTGGCGGGTCGTTTTCAATCTTTAAATCCAAAGGAAAAGACGGTAAGTTTTATAATGGATCCGTCGGAAAAGGTGTCGGATACGGTGCTCAAGCAGGTACGTTTATTATTCAAGGAAATGCAGATGCAAGAGCTGGAATCCGTCTCTCTGGTGCTGATATGATCTTTGGAGGGCACCCTGTAAACACAAATCATAGCGAGCGTTCCTACAATATCGGGATCCACGCGAATATTAAAGGATTTGCCTTTGAGTACATGACGAACGGGCGAGGTTTAGTTGTCGGCGACCCTGGCCCATGGATTTGTGCCGGTATGACAGGTGGTGTCGTTTATCTTCGTCACTCTCCAGAGCACGGTCTTGATGATGCCGGGATACAAAAACGCATTGCTAAGGGCGCGAAAGTAGTCGTCGAACCTTTAAGTGAGCAGGGGCTGCAAGATGTAACGGAGATGCTGACCCTCTACCAAAGTCAGCTGTCGAAAAACGGCCAGCTTGATGAATTGAACTATATAACCGAATTGATGGAATCACCTACAGATCACTTCCGTCAAGTCATCCCAGTCAAACAACAAGCAGATCCTGCAGTCTCAACAGAGTAA